Proteins encoded within one genomic window of Mycolicibacterium aubagnense:
- a CDS encoding oxidoreductase, with translation MTEWTAADLPSFAGRTAIVTGANSGLGEVTARELARVGAKVILACRNTAKGDAAAAGTTGDVEVRPLDLQSLASVREFAAGVDKVDVLINNAGIMAVPFALTEDGFESQIGTNHLGHFALTNLLLPKITDRVVTVSSEMHLLGYISLKDLNWKSRPYSAWLAYGQSKLANLLFTKDLQRRLSVAGSPVRALAAHPGYSATNLQGHTGNELGDKFWIAANKLATDASFGARQTLFAASQDLPGNTFVGPKYGMRGPTGPTQLIKPAARSTRTATALWDLSTQLTATEFPL, from the coding sequence ATGACTGAATGGACCGCCGCCGACCTGCCGTCTTTCGCCGGCCGCACCGCCATCGTCACCGGCGCCAACAGTGGCCTGGGCGAGGTCACCGCCCGTGAATTGGCCCGCGTGGGCGCCAAGGTCATCCTGGCCTGCCGCAACACCGCCAAGGGTGATGCCGCGGCCGCAGGCACGACCGGTGACGTCGAGGTCCGGCCGCTGGACCTGCAGAGCCTGGCCTCGGTGCGCGAGTTCGCGGCCGGTGTCGACAAGGTCGACGTCCTGATCAACAACGCCGGCATCATGGCGGTGCCCTTCGCACTGACCGAGGACGGCTTCGAGAGCCAGATCGGTACCAACCACCTGGGGCATTTCGCGCTGACCAACCTGCTGTTGCCGAAGATCACCGATCGGGTGGTCACGGTGTCGTCGGAGATGCACCTCCTGGGCTACATCAGCCTGAAGGACCTGAACTGGAAGTCCCGGCCATACTCGGCATGGTTGGCGTACGGGCAGTCGAAGCTGGCCAATCTGCTGTTCACCAAGGACCTGCAGCGCCGGTTGTCGGTGGCCGGGTCTCCCGTGCGGGCGCTCGCCGCGCACCCGGGCTACTCGGCAACGAACCTGCAGGGCCACACCGGCAACGAGTTGGGCGACAAGTTCTGGATCGCCGCCAACAAGCTCGCCACCGACGCGTCCTTCGGCGCCCGTCAGACGCTGTTCGCGGCATCCCAGGACCTGCCGGGCAACACGTTCGTCGGCCCGAAATACGGCATGCGCGGGCCCACCGGGCCGACGCAACTGATCAAGCCGGCCGCCCGATCGACGCGCACCGCGACCGCCCTCTGGGACCTGTCCACCCAGCTCACCGCCACTGAATTTCCGCTGTAA
- the mfd gene encoding transcription-repair coupling factor, producing the protein MTSPGQQSIQTPLAGLVQLALTDPGLQELTRQAGEGVAERALVGPVSARLPVAAALAAAGPVLVVTATGREADDLTAELRAVYGDAVALFPSWETLPHERLSPGVDTVGARLTVLRRLALPDDARLGPPLRVVVTTARSLLQPLAGGVTDAEPVTLTIGGEADFDDTVTRLVELAYTRVDMVGKRGEFAVRGGILDVFTPTAEHPVRVEFWGDEVSEMRMFSVADQRSIPEIAVETMIAVPCRELLLTADVRARAAEIGAGLPSNDNQVTGSVADMMAKLAEGIPVDGMEALLPVLRPGELALLTDRLPAGAPLLICDPEKVRTRAADLIKTGREFLEASWSVAAVGGDAPIDVEQLGGSGFRDFVEIREAAAAGGHPWWTLSQLANETALEVDIRPAPSARSQQSLEEIFAMLRAHIATGGLAAVVTPGTGTAHRVVEQLGESDVAATMLAPGEAPKPGVVGVLKGPLHDGLVLPGVNLVIITETDLTGNRAAVTEGKRLAAKRRNVVDPLALTAGDLVVHDQHGIGKFVEMTERVVGGARREYLVLEYASAKRGGGADRLYVPMDSLDQLSRYVGGQEPTLSRLGGSDWTNTKTKARKAVREIAGELVSLYAKRQSAPGHAFAPDTPWQNEMEDAFGFTETMDQLTAITEVKADMEKPVPMDRVICGDVGYGKTEIAVRAAFKAVQDGKQVAVLVPTTLLADQHLQTFAARMAGFPVTVKGLSRFTDPAESRLVIEGLKDGSVDVVIGTHRLLATGVTWKDLGLVIVDEEQRFGVEHKEHIKSMRTHVDVLTMSATPIPRTLEMSLAGIREMSTILTPPEERFPVLTYVGPHDDKQVAAALRRELLRDGQAFYIHNRVKSIDSAAARVRQLVPEARVVVAHGQMPEELLEKTVEGFWNRDYDILVCTTIVETGLDISNANTLIVERADTFGLSQLHQLRGRVGRSRERGYAYFLYPPEVPLTETAHDRLATIAQNNDLGAGMAVAMKDLEIRGAGNVLGVEQSGHVAGVGFDLYVRLVGEAVEAYRAAVDGKTIAAVEEPKEVRVDLPIDAHLPPDYIGSDRLRLEAYRRLAAASDHAAVASVVEELVDRYGPLPEPAQRLVAVARLRLLCREYGVTEVTAISDSTIRLTPLTLMDSGQLRLKRMYPGATYRATTSTVQIPIPRAGAGVGAPRIRDLELARAVAGLLLVLDGKAAGEVDITDLGGSAVGEPGQSR; encoded by the coding sequence ATGACCTCCCCGGGGCAGCAATCGATCCAAACCCCGTTGGCGGGGCTCGTCCAACTCGCACTCACCGATCCTGGCCTGCAGGAACTGACGCGGCAGGCCGGCGAGGGTGTCGCCGAGCGGGCTTTGGTCGGCCCGGTCAGCGCCCGGCTACCGGTCGCGGCCGCGCTGGCTGCAGCGGGCCCGGTGCTGGTGGTCACAGCCACCGGCCGCGAGGCCGACGATCTCACCGCCGAACTGCGGGCCGTCTACGGCGACGCTGTCGCCTTGTTCCCGTCGTGGGAGACGCTGCCGCACGAGCGGCTGTCGCCCGGCGTCGACACCGTCGGTGCTCGGTTGACCGTGCTGCGCCGGCTGGCGCTGCCCGATGACGCCCGGCTCGGTCCGCCGCTGCGGGTTGTCGTCACCACGGCCCGGTCGCTGCTGCAGCCACTGGCCGGCGGCGTGACCGACGCCGAACCGGTGACTCTGACCATCGGCGGTGAAGCCGACTTCGATGACACCGTGACGCGACTGGTCGAGCTGGCCTACACGCGCGTCGACATGGTCGGCAAGCGCGGCGAATTCGCCGTTCGCGGCGGCATTCTCGACGTCTTCACGCCGACTGCCGAGCACCCCGTGCGGGTCGAGTTCTGGGGCGACGAGGTCTCCGAGATGCGGATGTTCTCGGTTGCCGACCAGCGGTCCATCCCGGAGATCGCCGTCGAGACGATGATCGCGGTGCCCTGCCGCGAACTGCTGCTGACCGCCGACGTCCGCGCACGCGCCGCCGAGATCGGGGCCGGCCTGCCCAGCAACGACAACCAGGTCACCGGCAGCGTCGCCGACATGATGGCGAAGCTGGCCGAGGGCATCCCGGTCGACGGTATGGAAGCGCTGCTGCCGGTGCTGCGTCCGGGCGAACTGGCGTTGCTCACCGATCGGCTGCCCGCGGGTGCGCCGCTGCTGATCTGCGATCCGGAGAAGGTCCGCACCCGCGCGGCCGACCTGATCAAGACCGGCCGCGAGTTCCTGGAAGCCTCGTGGTCGGTGGCCGCCGTCGGCGGCGACGCACCGATTGACGTTGAGCAGCTTGGTGGTTCGGGCTTCCGGGACTTCGTCGAGATCCGCGAGGCCGCGGCCGCCGGTGGTCACCCGTGGTGGACGCTGAGCCAGCTGGCCAACGAGACGGCGCTCGAGGTGGACATCCGGCCGGCGCCGTCGGCCCGTAGCCAGCAGAGCCTCGAAGAGATCTTCGCGATGTTGCGGGCGCACATCGCTACTGGCGGCCTCGCCGCGGTGGTGACCCCGGGCACCGGTACCGCGCACCGTGTGGTCGAGCAGCTGGGTGAATCCGACGTCGCGGCAACGATGTTGGCGCCCGGTGAGGCGCCGAAGCCCGGCGTCGTCGGCGTGCTCAAGGGGCCGTTGCATGACGGTCTGGTGCTGCCCGGCGTCAACCTGGTGATCATCACCGAGACCGATCTGACGGGCAATCGGGCCGCGGTCACCGAGGGCAAAAGGCTTGCCGCCAAACGGCGTAACGTCGTCGACCCGCTGGCCTTGACGGCCGGCGACCTGGTGGTGCATGACCAGCACGGCATCGGCAAGTTCGTCGAGATGACCGAGCGCGTGGTCGGTGGCGCGCGGCGCGAGTACCTGGTGCTCGAGTACGCGTCGGCCAAGCGCGGTGGCGGGGCCGACCGGCTGTACGTGCCGATGGACTCACTGGACCAGCTGTCCCGCTACGTCGGTGGGCAGGAACCCACGCTGAGCCGCCTCGGTGGCAGCGACTGGACCAACACGAAGACCAAGGCGCGCAAGGCGGTTCGCGAGATCGCCGGCGAGCTGGTGTCGCTGTACGCCAAGCGGCAGTCCGCACCCGGACATGCGTTCGCCCCGGACACCCCGTGGCAGAACGAGATGGAGGACGCGTTCGGCTTCACCGAGACCATGGACCAGCTGACCGCCATCACCGAGGTCAAGGCCGACATGGAGAAGCCGGTTCCCATGGACCGGGTCATCTGCGGTGACGTCGGCTACGGCAAGACCGAGATCGCGGTCCGCGCGGCGTTCAAGGCCGTGCAGGACGGCAAGCAGGTCGCGGTGCTGGTGCCGACGACGCTGCTGGCCGATCAGCACCTGCAGACCTTCGCCGCCCGGATGGCCGGCTTCCCGGTGACGGTCAAGGGGCTGTCCCGATTCACCGATCCGGCCGAATCCCGTTTGGTGATCGAGGGTTTGAAGGACGGATCGGTCGACGTCGTGATCGGTACCCACCGGCTGCTGGCGACCGGCGTCACCTGGAAAGACCTCGGCCTGGTGATCGTCGACGAGGAACAGCGGTTCGGTGTCGAGCACAAGGAACACATCAAGTCGATGCGCACGCACGTCGACGTGCTGACCATGAGCGCCACCCCGATCCCGCGCACGCTGGAGATGAGCCTCGCGGGCATCCGGGAGATGTCGACCATCCTGACGCCGCCCGAGGAACGCTTCCCGGTGCTGACTTACGTTGGGCCGCATGACGATAAGCAGGTCGCTGCCGCCTTGCGTCGCGAGCTGCTGCGCGATGGGCAGGCGTTCTACATCCACAACCGGGTGAAGTCGATCGACAGCGCGGCCGCGCGCGTGCGCCAGTTGGTGCCCGAGGCGCGGGTCGTGGTGGCCCACGGGCAGATGCCCGAGGAGCTGCTGGAGAAGACCGTCGAGGGTTTCTGGAACCGCGACTACGACATCCTGGTGTGCACCACGATCGTCGAGACGGGCCTTGATATTTCGAACGCCAACACTTTGATCGTCGAGCGGGCCGACACCTTCGGCCTGTCGCAGCTGCACCAGCTGCGTGGCCGCGTCGGCCGCAGCCGCGAACGGGGTTACGCGTACTTCCTGTATCCGCCGGAGGTTCCGCTCACCGAGACCGCGCACGACAGGCTGGCCACCATCGCGCAGAACAATGATCTGGGCGCCGGTATGGCGGTTGCCATGAAGGACCTGGAGATCCGCGGCGCCGGCAACGTGCTGGGCGTCGAGCAGTCCGGGCACGTCGCCGGCGTCGGCTTCGACCTGTACGTCCGGTTGGTCGGCGAGGCCGTCGAGGCCTACCGCGCCGCCGTGGACGGCAAAACCATTGCGGCCGTGGAGGAACCGAAGGAAGTGCGGGTCGATCTGCCGATCGATGCCCACCTGCCGCCGGACTACATCGGCAGCGACCGGCTGCGGCTCGAGGCCTACCGCAGGCTGGCCGCCGCGTCCGATCATGCGGCCGTCGCCTCCGTCGTCGAGGAGTTGGTGGACCGCTACGGTCCGCTGCCCGAACCCGCGCAGCGGCTGGTCGCGGTCGCTCGCTTGCGGCTGCTGTGCCGCGAGTACGGCGTCACCGAGGTGACTGCGATCTCCGACTCGACCATCCGGCTGACGCCCCTGACGCTCATGGATTCCGGGCAGCTGCGGCTCAAGCGGATGTACCCGGGCGCCACGTACCGGGCGACGACGTCGACGGTGCAGATCCCCATTCCGCGGGCCGGTGCGGGCGTGGGCGCACCACGGATCCGCGACCTGGAGCTGGCGCGCGCGGTGGCCGGACTGCTGCTGGTGCTCGACGGGAAAGCGGCTGGTGAAGTGGATATAACCGACCTGGGAGGTAGCGCAGTGGGCGAACCGGGACAGTCACGATGA
- a CDS encoding TetR/AcrR family transcriptional regulator, with protein sequence MAAAESGARSPRARMTGSERRQQLIEIAKSLFAERGYDGTSIEEIAQRANVSKPVVYEHFGGKEGLYAVVVDREMSALLDGITSSLTNNRSRVRVERVALALLTYVEEHTDGFRILIRDSPTSIASGTYSTLLNDAVNQVSSILAGDFSRRGLDPELAPLYAQALVGSVSMSAQWWLDTREPKKEVVAAHLVNLMWNGLTHLEADPELHEG encoded by the coding sequence ATGGCAGCGGCGGAGAGCGGAGCGCGCAGCCCTCGCGCGCGCATGACCGGCAGTGAACGCCGTCAGCAACTGATCGAGATCGCGAAGTCGCTGTTCGCCGAGCGCGGTTACGACGGCACGTCCATCGAGGAGATCGCGCAGCGCGCCAATGTCTCGAAGCCGGTGGTCTACGAGCATTTCGGCGGTAAGGAAGGCCTGTACGCCGTGGTCGTGGACCGCGAGATGTCCGCACTACTCGACGGCATCACGTCGTCGCTGACCAACAACCGGTCGCGGGTGCGGGTCGAGCGGGTGGCGCTGGCGCTGCTGACCTACGTCGAAGAACACACCGACGGGTTCCGCATCCTGATTCGGGACTCCCCGACCAGCATCGCCTCCGGCACGTATTCGACCCTGCTCAACGATGCCGTCAACCAGGTGTCGTCGATCCTGGCCGGCGACTTCTCCCGGCGGGGACTGGACCCCGAGCTGGCACCGTTGTACGCCCAGGCGCTGGTGGGATCGGTGTCGATGTCCGCGCAGTGGTGGCTCGACACCAGGGAGCCGAAAAAGGAAGTCGTTGCCGCGCACTTGGTCAACCTGATGTGGAACGGGCTGACCCATCTCGAGGCAGACCCCGAGTTGCACGAGGGCTGA
- a CDS encoding diaminopimelate decarboxylase family protein: MTLLDILPSLRGVMRPRIDTTIWPSTTQVDALGRLCVGSVALTDVADEFGTPAYVLDEADFRKRAQHYRATLRGVEVVYAAQSLLTRTVAGWVHDAGLGMAVCSTAELATALAGGMDPARIVVHGSGKSVDELATAAGAGVGRIVLDSPIEMAYLAGIARRPQAMLLQMLPGVDVLPFVRRALATPQLPLVGLYCNLGTQIAEPEVYVEAVRRMVDTMADVRTAHGVVLTELNIGGGHAIAYRTGEPELDVSALADFLEDALDAACAANRFPRPRLVVEPGRAISGRAGVTLHRVQSVSTRTDGSSVITVDGSHPHSAPIANYTVALANRHPIGPVRRATIMGRDGTPIADDLELPDDVHPGDLLATACTGAYHHSTASNFTMTTRPPVIAVCERRVRPLIRRETTADLLLRDCG, from the coding sequence ATGACACTGCTCGACATCCTGCCGTCCCTGCGCGGCGTCATGCGTCCGCGCATCGACACCACCATTTGGCCGTCGACCACCCAGGTCGACGCCTTGGGACGACTTTGTGTCGGGTCAGTGGCGCTCACCGACGTCGCCGATGAGTTCGGCACACCCGCATACGTTCTGGATGAAGCCGACTTCCGCAAGCGGGCCCAGCACTACCGGGCCACGTTGCGGGGCGTCGAGGTGGTCTACGCCGCCCAGTCCCTGCTGACCAGGACCGTCGCCGGCTGGGTACACGACGCCGGTCTCGGCATGGCGGTGTGTTCGACGGCCGAACTGGCCACCGCGCTCGCCGGTGGCATGGACCCCGCGCGCATCGTGGTGCATGGCAGCGGCAAGTCGGTGGACGAACTGGCGACCGCGGCCGGCGCCGGCGTCGGTCGCATCGTGCTCGACTCCCCGATCGAAATGGCCTATCTGGCGGGGATCGCGCGCCGGCCGCAGGCGATGCTGCTGCAGATGCTGCCGGGCGTCGACGTGCTGCCGTTCGTCCGCCGGGCGCTGGCCACCCCGCAACTGCCGTTGGTCGGGCTGTACTGCAATCTGGGCACGCAGATCGCCGAACCGGAGGTCTACGTCGAGGCCGTGCGCCGCATGGTCGACACCATGGCCGATGTGCGGACGGCCCACGGCGTGGTGCTCACCGAGCTGAACATCGGCGGCGGGCACGCCATCGCCTACCGGACCGGGGAACCCGAACTCGACGTGTCAGCTTTGGCCGACTTCCTGGAAGACGCCCTCGACGCCGCCTGCGCCGCCAACCGCTTCCCGCGGCCCCGGCTCGTCGTCGAACCCGGCCGGGCGATCAGCGGCCGCGCCGGGGTGACGCTGCACCGGGTTCAGTCGGTGTCGACGCGTACCGACGGCAGCAGCGTCATCACCGTCGACGGCAGCCACCCGCACTCCGCACCGATCGCGAATTACACTGTGGCCCTTGCCAACCGGCACCCGATCGGACCCGTCCGGCGCGCCACCATCATGGGCCGCGACGGCACCCCCATCGCGGACGATCTCGAACTACCCGACGACGTCCACCCCGGCGATCTGCTCGCCACCGCATGCACCGGCGCCTACCACCACAGCACCGCATCGAACTTCACCATGACGACCCGGCCACCGGTCATCGCCGTGTGCGAGCGCCGGGTGCGGCCGCTGATCCGCCGGGAGACCACCGCGGACCTGCTGCTCCGCGACTGCGGGTAG
- the glmU gene encoding bifunctional UDP-N-acetylglucosamine diphosphorylase/glucosamine-1-phosphate N-acetyltransferase GlmU: MTRGEAAVIVLAAGSGTRMRSDIPKVLHPLAGRSMLAHALHAVAKVNPTHLVVVVGKERERVTAHVHEIAGGLGRTITVAIQDEQLGTGHAVSCGLSALPADFAGTVVVTAGDVPLLDADTLANLVETHATATAAATVLTTTVVNPTGYGRILRTQDHEVIGIVEQADATESQRAIREVNSGVYAFDAVSLRSALSRLRSDNAQQELYLTDAIAIVRGDGQIVRAHHVDDSAQVSGVNDRVQLSEVAAELNRRIIAGHQRAGVTVIDPGTTWIDVDVAIGRDTVIKPCTQLLGATDIGANCVIGPDTTLTDMEVGDGAEVIRTHGQLAVIGAGATVGPFTYLRPGTELGADGKLGAFVEVKNSTIGTGTKVPHLTYVGDADIGEYSNIGASSVFVNYDGENKNRTTIGSHVRTGSDTMFVAPVTVGDGAYTGAGTVVREDVPPGALAVSKGEQRNIEGWVERKRPDSKAADAARKARGES, encoded by the coding sequence GTGACTCGAGGCGAAGCCGCTGTCATCGTCCTGGCGGCCGGGTCGGGCACCCGGATGCGCTCCGACATCCCCAAGGTCCTGCACCCGCTGGCCGGCCGCAGCATGCTCGCGCACGCCCTGCACGCCGTGGCCAAGGTCAACCCGACGCACCTCGTCGTGGTGGTCGGCAAGGAACGCGAGCGCGTCACCGCACACGTGCACGAGATCGCGGGCGGACTCGGCCGGACCATCACCGTCGCCATCCAGGACGAACAACTCGGCACCGGCCACGCCGTCAGCTGCGGCCTATCCGCACTGCCCGCCGATTTCGCGGGCACCGTCGTCGTCACCGCGGGTGACGTGCCGCTGCTCGACGCCGACACCCTCGCCAATCTGGTTGAAACGCACGCCACCGCGACCGCAGCCGCCACGGTGCTCACCACCACCGTCGTCAATCCCACGGGCTACGGCCGCATCCTGCGCACGCAGGACCACGAGGTGATCGGCATCGTCGAGCAGGCCGACGCCACCGAATCCCAGCGCGCCATCCGCGAGGTGAACTCCGGTGTGTACGCCTTCGACGCCGTCTCATTGCGTTCGGCGCTGAGCCGGCTGCGGTCGGACAACGCCCAGCAGGAGCTCTACCTCACCGACGCCATCGCGATCGTGCGCGGCGACGGCCAGATCGTCCGGGCCCACCACGTCGACGACAGCGCGCAGGTCTCCGGCGTCAACGACCGGGTGCAGCTGTCCGAGGTGGCCGCCGAGCTGAACCGCCGGATCATCGCCGGTCACCAGCGCGCCGGGGTGACCGTCATCGACCCGGGCACCACCTGGATCGACGTCGACGTCGCCATCGGCCGCGACACCGTCATCAAGCCGTGCACCCAGCTGCTGGGCGCCACCGACATCGGCGCGAACTGCGTCATCGGCCCCGACACCACTCTGACCGACATGGAAGTCGGCGACGGCGCCGAGGTGATTCGCACCCACGGGCAGCTCGCGGTCATCGGTGCCGGCGCCACCGTCGGACCATTCACGTACCTGCGGCCGGGCACCGAACTGGGCGCCGACGGCAAGCTGGGCGCGTTCGTCGAGGTCAAGAACTCGACGATCGGCACCGGCACCAAGGTGCCGCACCTGACGTATGTCGGGGACGCAGACATCGGCGAGTACAGCAACATCGGCGCGTCCAGCGTCTTCGTCAACTACGACGGTGAAAACAAGAACCGCACCACCATCGGTTCGCACGTGCGCACCGGTTCGGACACGATGTTCGTCGCACCGGTGACCGTCGGCGACGGTGCCTACACCGGCGCCGGCACCGTGGTGCGCGAGGACGTACCGCCCGGCGCGCTGGCCGTCTCGAAGGGCGAGCAGCGCAACATCGAGGGCTGGGTGGAGCGCAAACGCCCCGACTCCAAGGCCGCCGACGCGGCCAGAAAAGCGCGCGGCGAAAGCTGA
- a CDS encoding ribose-phosphate diphosphokinase, translated as MATDWTDNRKNLMLFSGRAHPELAEQVAKELGIEVTPQTSRDFANGEIFVRFDESVRGCDAFVLQSHPAPLNQWLMEQLIMIDALKRGSAKRITAILPFYPYARQDKKHRGREPISARLIADLLKTAGADRIVSVDLHTDQIQGFFDGPVDHMRGQSLLCGYIGDKYGDSDLVVVSPDSGRVRVAEKWADSLGGVPLAFIHKTRDPLVPNQVKANRVVGEVKGKTCILTDDMIDTGGTIAGAVKLLREDGAKDVIIAATHGVLSDPAAQRLADCGAREVIVTNTLPITPDKQFPALTVLSIAPLLASTIRAVFENGSVTGLFDGSA; from the coding sequence GTGGCCACGGACTGGACCGACAACCGCAAAAACCTGATGCTCTTCTCGGGGCGCGCGCACCCCGAACTGGCCGAACAGGTCGCCAAAGAGCTCGGCATCGAGGTCACCCCGCAGACGTCCCGGGACTTCGCGAACGGCGAGATCTTCGTCCGTTTCGACGAATCGGTGCGTGGCTGCGACGCCTTCGTGCTGCAGAGCCACCCCGCGCCGCTGAACCAGTGGCTGATGGAACAGCTCATCATGATCGACGCGCTCAAGCGCGGGTCGGCCAAGCGGATCACCGCGATCCTGCCGTTCTACCCGTACGCGCGCCAGGACAAGAAGCACCGCGGCCGCGAGCCCATCTCGGCCCGTCTGATCGCCGACCTGCTCAAGACCGCCGGTGCGGACCGCATCGTCTCGGTCGACCTGCACACCGACCAGATCCAGGGCTTCTTCGACGGTCCCGTCGACCACATGCGTGGCCAGTCGCTGCTGTGCGGCTACATCGGCGACAAGTACGGCGACTCCGACCTGGTCGTGGTTTCCCCCGACTCCGGCCGCGTGCGCGTCGCCGAGAAATGGGCCGACTCCCTGGGCGGCGTGCCGCTGGCCTTCATCCACAAGACCCGCGACCCGCTGGTCCCCAACCAGGTCAAGGCCAACCGCGTCGTCGGTGAAGTCAAGGGCAAGACCTGCATCCTTACCGACGACATGATCGACACCGGCGGCACCATCGCCGGCGCGGTCAAGCTGCTGCGTGAGGACGGGGCCAAGGACGTCATCATCGCCGCCACCCACGGTGTGCTGTCCGACCCGGCAGCCCAGCGCCTGGCCGACTGCGGCGCCCGCGAGGTCATCGTCACCAACACGCTGCCCATCACGCCGGACAAGCAGTTCCCGGCGCTGACCGTGCTGTCGATCGCGCCGCTGCTGGCGTCGACCATCCGCGCGGTGTTCGAAAACGGCTCGGTCACCGGCCTTTTCGACGGATCTGCCTAA
- the arsC gene encoding arsenate reductase (glutaredoxin) (This arsenate reductase requires both glutathione and glutaredoxin to convert arsenate to arsenite, after which the efflux transporter formed by ArsA and ArsB can extrude the arsenite from the cell, providing resistance.), whose protein sequence is MAAEPDGRPAAVIYHNPKCSTSRKTLDLLRENGIEPEVVQYLKTPPTRAELAAMINDAGIDVRTAVRKRESLYAELNLADATDEQLLDAMAQHPILIERPFVVTAKGTRLARPIDAVREIL, encoded by the coding sequence ATGGCTGCTGAGCCCGATGGGCGGCCCGCCGCCGTGATCTACCACAACCCGAAGTGCTCGACCTCCCGCAAAACGCTGGATCTGTTGCGGGAGAACGGTATTGAGCCCGAGGTCGTGCAGTATCTGAAGACGCCGCCGACCCGGGCCGAGCTCGCCGCGATGATCAACGACGCCGGTATCGACGTCCGCACCGCGGTGCGCAAGCGCGAATCGCTCTACGCCGAACTGAATCTGGCCGACGCCACCGACGAGCAGCTGCTCGACGCCATGGCGCAGCACCCGATCCTGATCGAGCGGCCGTTCGTCGTCACCGCGAAAGGCACCCGGCTGGCCCGTCCGATCGACGCGGTCCGCGAGATTCTGTGA
- a CDS encoding LpqN/LpqT family lipoprotein, translated as MILQRVAAAAAVALTLTACDAKTPDYKSIWSTTPTTTTTPVDKASLIPFPDYLNKLGVQSKQVVPDQLTDLKVNLPRPQGWTGYKNLNYSPGTVTIAKNDTYPLAMLMVFQLSGDFDVKDALRHSDADALLSDNFKKLYSSGEDFQGYPSAMIEGSYDLHDRRMQSYNRIVIAQPSPPRPGIHYLIQLTVTTYAEQAKDQAGDIEAIIKGFSVGPK; from the coding sequence GTGATCCTGCAGCGGGTTGCCGCCGCCGCCGCGGTGGCGCTGACACTCACCGCGTGCGACGCGAAAACTCCTGATTACAAGTCGATCTGGTCGACGACGCCGACGACCACCACCACACCGGTGGACAAGGCCAGCCTGATTCCGTTCCCGGACTACCTGAACAAGCTCGGCGTGCAGAGCAAGCAGGTTGTCCCCGACCAGCTCACCGACCTCAAGGTGAACCTGCCCCGACCGCAGGGCTGGACGGGATACAAGAACCTCAACTACTCACCCGGCACGGTGACCATCGCCAAGAACGACACCTACCCCTTGGCGATGCTGATGGTGTTCCAGCTGTCCGGCGACTTCGACGTCAAGGACGCCCTTCGGCATTCCGATGCCGACGCTCTGCTGTCCGACAACTTCAAGAAGCTCTACAGCTCGGGCGAGGACTTCCAGGGCTACCCATCGGCCATGATCGAGGGCAGCTACGACCTGCACGACCGCCGGATGCAGTCGTACAACCGGATCGTCATCGCCCAGCCGTCCCCGCCGCGACCGGGTATCCACTACCTGATCCAGCTGACCGTCACCACCTACGCCGAACAGGCCAAGGACCAGGCCGGCGACATCGAGGCGATCATCAAGGGCTTCTCGGTCGGCCCCAAGTAG
- a CDS encoding 50S ribosomal protein L25/general stress protein Ctc: MAKNAAPTSNNLTATVRTKTGKGASRLARREGRVPVVLYGHGTDPQHLEINAREYAAVLRNSGTNAVLTLDIAGKEQLALTKQVVIHPIKRNIEHADLIVVTRGEKVTVDVNIVIEGDAESGTLVAQDTNTIQIEADVQSIPESLTVSVEGIAAGTQILAGQVELPKGVSLVTDPETLVVNVVAAPTAEDLAAEGAGEESGAAEAAGEAAEEAAAESE, translated from the coding sequence ATGGCCAAGAACGCGGCCCCCACCTCGAACAATCTGACCGCTACGGTCCGCACCAAGACCGGCAAGGGCGCCTCGCGTCTGGCCCGTCGTGAAGGCCGCGTGCCCGTCGTGCTGTACGGCCACGGCACCGACCCGCAGCACCTGGAGATCAACGCCCGCGAGTACGCCGCGGTGCTGCGTAACTCGGGCACCAATGCGGTACTGACCCTGGACATCGCCGGCAAGGAGCAGCTGGCGCTGACCAAGCAGGTCGTCATCCACCCGATCAAGCGCAACATCGAGCACGCCGACCTGATCGTCGTGACGCGCGGCGAGAAGGTCACCGTCGACGTCAACATCGTCATCGAGGGTGACGCCGAGTCCGGCACCCTGGTGGCGCAGGACACCAACACCATCCAGATCGAGGCCGACGTCCAGTCGATCCCCGAGTCGCTGACCGTGTCGGTCGAGGGCATCGCGGCCGGCACCCAGATCCTGGCCGGCCAGGTCGAGCTGCCCAAGGGCGTCAGCCTGGTGACCGACCCCGAGACCCTGGTGGTCAACGTCGTCGCGGCGCCGACCGCTGAGGACCTGGCCGCCGAGGGCGCCGGCGAGGAGAGCGGCGCGGCCGAGGCCGCGGGCGAGGCGGCCGAAGAAGCCGCCGCCGAGTCGGAGTAG